In Flavobacterium gelatinilyticum, a genomic segment contains:
- a CDS encoding DUF6046 domain-containing protein → MALDNQDLLFASLMGSRAVNLIQNTNVINNDLASKVLPVIPFVPVKNNPNNVVIKPGRAINAEGNWTTNDNVEEQKQFFPLSFSFTENGERWLFPYEPMINITSGNNIIKRNVAKQGDNLIGTIKERWSRKDFEITVTGVLIGSIMQGKPQDCFPASQFSMLFDFLRHKKEIYIYCHPLELLSIYRVVVEDYSFPFTKGENVQAYELKLTSDYSYELLVKDELDV, encoded by the coding sequence AGATAATCAGGATTTGCTATTTGCTTCACTCATGGGAAGCCGGGCAGTGAACTTAATCCAAAACACCAATGTGATCAACAATGATCTGGCATCTAAGGTGCTTCCGGTAATTCCATTTGTGCCGGTTAAAAACAACCCGAACAATGTTGTAATTAAGCCAGGACGCGCCATAAATGCGGAAGGCAACTGGACAACAAACGATAACGTTGAAGAGCAGAAACAGTTTTTTCCGCTCAGTTTTTCTTTCACTGAAAATGGTGAAAGATGGCTGTTCCCGTATGAGCCGATGATCAATATCACCTCCGGGAACAATATTATAAAACGTAACGTAGCCAAACAAGGTGATAACCTGATCGGAACGATTAAAGAGCGCTGGAGCCGTAAAGATTTTGAAATTACAGTAACGGGGGTCTTAATCGGCAGTATTATGCAGGGCAAACCGCAAGACTGTTTTCCTGCTAGTCAGTTTTCAATGTTATTTGATTTTCTAAGACATAAAAAAGAGATTTATATCTATTGTCATCCGTTAGAATTATTATCAATTTATAGAGTTGTTGTTGAAGATTACAGTTTCCCTTTTACCAAAGGGGAGAATGTGCAGGCTTATGAGCTGAAGCTTACCAGTGATTATTCATACGAACTTTTAGTTAAAGACGAATTAGATGTATAA